CCACTCTAGGGCGTACTCCAGAAGCTGGCGCATATCATCGTCGTCAATATGCTCTCCCTCCTCAACACGGTCTTCGATGTCTCGCATCCATGCTTTGATCTGGCGATCGCCTCTTGTTTTCGCTCTGATCAGGGGCCCACAGTCATGGAACATGGCAGTCAGCCGTTGGTTCCTAGCATCAGGACTCACCTCTGATCTCCCACTCAGTGCACCCGTACCCCAAGCACACTGGGCATAGTAAAGCAGTCGCGCACTCAAGGGCATCACGTCGGGCAGTGTTTTCAACTTAAGAACCTGTTGAATTTCGTGCTGTAGCTGCTGGATGCACTCCTCAAGAGGCAAGTCATCACTGCCGCGCATATCAACCCGATTCAAGACAAACACCATGGAATCCGTGCGTTCATTGGAATCCGTATGTTCATTGGAATTTGTGCGTGCATTTAGATACTCCACAACATTCTTTAGCTCATCCAAGAGCTTTTGTCGTTGCTGATCGTCCACCTGTCCGTAGTCCAGCGTCACGACGCTAAAGGCTTGACTCACATAGGACTGAATGACCTTCAGGTTGTCTTTGTCTTGCACCGACTTGAGGCCCGGCAGATCAACTAACTCAAACTCAATACCGTCCGGCAACCCTAGCAGGCTTGGGTCGGCGACGGGCAATATGGGCAGCGTCACCGCCACCTCCGGTGCCTGGAGGTCTTTTTCCCGACGACTGCTATGGTAAAGACGCATGACCCGGTCACGGATGCGATCGTAGATCTCCCCATCCTCCAGATCATTCCAAGCGCCAGTGTCCCAGACCGCACCGTCCGTTTCTGCAATGTGAAGTTCTCGGGTATCGCCATGGCGCAGCCGCAAAACGCCGCCGCTCATCTCCCCGCGCTCAATCGGCGCAATTCGTCGTCCAATCAACGCATTGACCAGGGTTGACTTGCCAGACGATGTCGTCCCAATCGTG
This region of Candidatus Obscuribacterales bacterium genomic DNA includes:
- a CDS encoding dynamin family protein yields the protein MPSPIEMLETARNHLQELGNCVSDIVNTSPDAFSGDEVKEQLQRFQDAYDEAIARLETPKLYIATIGTTSSGKSTLVNALIGRRIAPIERGEMSGGVLRLRHGDTRELHIAETDGAVWDTGAWNDLEDGEIYDRIRDRVMRLYHSSRREKDLQAPEVAVTLPILPVADPSLLGLPDGIEFELVDLPGLKSVQDKDNLKVIQSYVSQAFSVVTLDYGQVDDQQRQKLLDELKNVVEYLNARTNSNEHTDSNERTDSMVFVLNRVDMRGSDDLPLEECIQQLQHEIQQVLKLKTLPDVMPLSARLLYYAQCAWGTGALSGRSEVSPDARNQRLTAMFHDCGPLIRAKTRGDRQIKAWMRDIEDRVEEGEHIDDDDMRQLLEYALEW